The genomic stretch TGCGCAGATTCGTATCCGCTTTCCGCAGCGCTGACTCCGTTCAGTGCCGCATCAGACTTGTCTGTCTGGGAAGCTCACCAAAACGCTCGCGGTAATAGGCGGAAAAGCGCCCCAAATGACCGAAACCATATTCCATCGCGACTTCGGTCACGCTCGCGCGCGGGTCCGATATGAGCTTGTTCCGGGCCGCCTCAAGGCGCAAATTCCGCAGCAAGACCATCGGGGCAACGCCGCGGTGGCGATGACAGAGTACGTTAAGCGTTCGAGGACTGACTTCCGCGACACGTGCGAGGTCGGCAAGCGAAATTGGAGCAAACAGGCGGCTGCGCATGTAGTCCTCGATTCGTGTTAAGCGGGTATCGAAGGGAGCCGGCATCTGGTTGAAATCACTGCTGTCTTCGTCTCCCTGGTTGTCACGTTCGAGGACTGACGGTTGATGAGACTGAAGGAAGAGCGCTGCGGTCTGCTCGAACTGGTTGATCCAGCTGGGATGCAGCTCTCTGGCTTGGTCCGGAGAAAGCAGCGACAGCATCTGTTGCAACAGGGCTTGCCACTGCGGTGCGATGCCACCTGCGAGCTTGAACACTGGATCGATCCACGGCTGGCAGTCCGCTCCGAGTGAGGGACAGTGACTCAAGGCGCAGGTTTGACAGGCTGTCTGGCGCAACAACTCGGTTGGCAATTTCAGGATGAGTTGTTCGCAATTGGCTTGCCAATGCAGGCGGATACTGCGACGTGGCGCAACAACGGCGACTTCGCCACTGTTGAGGTGAATGCCGACACCATCCGATTCGATCTCTGCGCTTCCGCGCAGGGGCATTTGCACCAGAACGAAGTCCTTGAAGGCATTGGGCCGTATGATGACCTCTGCGCCATAGCTCAGGATCATCAGGCTGATGCGGTTCAGTTCGCGTCTGTAGAGTGCGGTTGAGACGTCTCCACGACCCCAATTGAGTTGATGGTGGGTGATGGCCCGGCTCAGCGCCTGGTGAGAATCCTCAGCCGAGTGTGAACGAAAGACGGGGCGATGATAGATCTTTGATAGATCCAGCTGGGGCAATAGATCCATGTCCGGTCTGTCTCCAGTGCTTGCGTTGCAGAAGCGACATCTCGCTGACCTGAAAAATTAACTGCAGATGTAATTTAACTGTAAAGCAAATATGGGGGGCGTGCATGCTTCTTGGACCGACAATTGGAAAAGGCGTCCTGAGAACGACAGAAAGCTCGTTCGTCGGGGCGCCTGTGCGTGGAGTCGCGGAGAGCGTCAAACGCTGGGGGGTTACTTCATCGGGCACTCGCCGACGAAGGGATCTGCATGGGCGGTCAATACCTTGCCGACCGTCCTGTTCGTGACCGTGCCATCGGCGTCCTTGAATACTTCGCGCATATACAGGTCCTGAATGGGGAACTGGTTGGTGTTGAAGCGGAAATCGCCTCGAATCGAGTGGAACTCCGCGGCCTTCAGCGCAGCACGGAAGGCCGGGCCATCTTCGATGTGCCCCCCCACTTTCTTTACCGCGCTGTCGATCAGCAGTGCCGCATCGTATGCCTGCGCCGCATACATGCTTGGTTTGCGCCCATAGGTGCTTATGAAGTCGGAAACGAAACGCTTGTTGGGGGCGTTGTCGAGATCGGCGGCCCATTGGGACGCATTGTAGAGACCCGCGATGGCTCCTCCGACTGCCTTGATGGTGTCCTCGTCGGCGGAGAATCCAGGCGCGAGCAGTGCCATCTGACGGTTTAGTCCAGCACCGTCGAACTGCTTGATGAAGTTGACACCCATGCCACCAGGAAGGAAGAAGAAGACCGCATCGGGTTTCGACATGCGAATTGTTGCCAGTTCGGCTGCGTAGTCCAGTTGTCCCAGCTTGGTGTAGATCTCTTCAGCGATCTCGCCCTTGTAGAGGCGCTTGAACCCATCGAGAGATTCCCGGCCGCCGGGGTAATTCGGGGCGATCATTGCGATTTTTTTGTAGCCTTTCTCGGTGGCGAACTTGCCCATCGCCGAGGGGATGTCCTCGTTCTGCCAGGCAATCGCGAAGAAGTTCGGATCGCAATTTTCGCCCGCATAATCGCGCGGTCCGGTGTTGGTGGACAGATAGACCGTGTTGCTCTTGAGTATTTGTGGCAGAACCGGCAGCAGGACGTTGGAGAACACGACCCCGGTGATCAGGTCTACCTTGTCGCGCTTGATGAAGCGCTCGACGTTCTGGCGGCCGGTCTGAGGATTCTGCTGGTCGTCGACGACGTTCAGCTGTACCGGAAGTCCGCCAAGCTTGTTGCCGGAGTGGGAAAGGGCGAGCTGGAACCCGTCCCGAACGTCGGTTCCAAGTGCACCTCCAGGCCCCGAAAGGGTGGTGAGGAAACCGATCCGGATTTCGTCGGCGGCCTGGGCAGGCGCGGCCAGCAACGCGGCCGCGGCAAGAGTTGTGGCAATACAGGCTAGTTTTCTCTTCATGTCCATACTCCGTGGGTGTTGGGGTGTTGGGGTGTTGGGGTGACGGTAGTGCGGTGAAAGGGCTCAAACGCCCATGTAGCGGTGCCACAGACTCCGGTCGGCATCGAGCTCGGCTGAACTGCCGCTCCAGACCAGCCTGCCGCGTTCAAGAATCAGGTGGCGGTCGGCGAGTTGAACCAGTTTGTCGACGTATTTGTCGACGATCAGAATGGTCTGCCCCTGGGCTTTCAACGCGGAGATGCAGCGCCAGATCTCCTCGCGTATCAAGGGCGCGAGGCCCTCGGTTGCCTCGTCGAGGATCAGCAGGTGCGGGTTCGTCGACAGCGCCCGCCCAATCGCGAGCATCTGCTGTTCTCCGCCTGACAGTTGATCGCCCATGTTGTTGGCGCGCTCTGCCAGGCGCGGAAAGAGGGCGTAGATGCGCTCACGTGTCCAAGGCGGACTGGTTCGGCTGCGGTTCTCCGCAAATGCGGTGAGGTGTTCGCTTACCGACAGGTTGGGGAAGCACTGACGACCTTCCGGAACGGTTGCCACACCCATTCGGGCGATGGTGTCCATACGCCGCCCGGCCACCTGTTCACCCCGAAAACGGATCTCACCCTGACTTGGCGAAAGGGCGCCGGTGATGCACTTGATGGTTGTGCTCTTGCCCATGCCGTTGCGGCCAAGCAAGCCGATGACTTCGCCCGGACGGATCGCAAAGCTCACGTCAAACAGGACCTTGCTCGCGTCGTAACCGGCCTGAAGGTTGCAACAGGACAGCAGTGCGTTGCCGTTCATGTGGGTTCCCCCGTACCGAGATAAACCGCCTGGACATCAGGGTTGGCACGGATGCTGTCGACATTGCCGCTGGCAAGGACCTTGCCGTACACCAGTACCGAGATGCGGTCGGCGAGTTTGAAGACCGCATCCATGTCGTGCTCGATAAGCAGAATCGCCATGTGCTTGCGCAACTCGTCGATGAGTTCAACGACGCGTGCGGATTCGTCAGGTCCCATGCCTGCCATGGGTTCGTCGAGCAGCAACAGTCGGGGTCGAGCGGCCAGCGCAAGCGCGATGTCGAGCTGACGTTGGGCACCATGAGGAAGGCTGCCGGCGATATGATCGAGCGTATGCGAGAGCCCGACCTGAGCTGCGATCGACTCCGCCTCCGCGTTGATCTCCATTTCGGCGTTGCGAGTACCTAACAGGCGGAAACTGCTGCCGCGATGCGCCTGTACCGCCGTGCGCAGGTTGTCACGCACACTCGCCTTTCGAAACAGGTTCGTGACCTGAAAGCAACGCGACAGGCCGGCACGGACACGCTTATGTGGCGGTAAGCCGGTGAGCTCGACACCGTCGAGCGTGATCTGTCCGGCATCGGCCGGCAACATGCCCGAGATCAGGTTGACCAGCGTGCTCTTGCCGGCGCCATTGGGGCCGATCAGTGCGTGGACTTCGCCGCTTTCGACTGCGATGCTGACATGGTCGGTTGCGCGCAGACCGCGAAACTCTTTGATCAGGCCGCTTGCAGTAAACAGACTCATGCTGACCTCCAGCGCAGAAACCGGTTCGTCTTGCAGCCGGTCGTAGCGCGGCTGAACAAAGGGGACAAGCCGTCGGGGGCGTAAAGGATGATGGCGATGAGCAGGGCGCCCAGGGGCCAGTGCCAGAATTCGGTCAGCTGTCTCAGGACCTCTTCGAGGCTGACCCATACCGCGGCCCCGGCCACGCCGCCCCAGCGATGGCCGAGTCCGCCGAGGACGACCATCACGATCAGGATTGCGGACTGCGACCAGTGCATGCTCGACGGGCTGATGAAGCCGTTCTGGGTCACCATCATCGCGCCCCCGAGACCGGCGATTGCTGCGGTAAGGACGAAGGCCTGCAGTTTGAGGAGGTAGCTCGGGTAGCCCAGCGCCCGCATGCGGCCCTCGTTGTCGCGGATGCCGATCATTGCCTGGCCGAAGCGTGTGCCGACGAGCTGATACAGGAAGGCAAAGACGACGGTGCATGTGAGCAGCACCACCCAGTACAGGATCCGGTCGTCGTCGATATCGAGACCGAAACCGAGTGACGGGCTCACGGTGAGGTTGTAGCCGTCGTCGCCCCCATACACCCGCAAGGACACCGCAAGGTAGTAGAGCATCTGCGCAAAGGCGAGTGTGATCATGATGAAGTAGACGCCGCTGGTGCGAAGGGATAGCGCGCCGACGGCGAGCGCAGCGAGCGCAGCCACGGCCATCGCGCCCAACCACAGGAGCCATGTGGACTCGACGCCTGCCTCCATGAGCGCGACGAGGGCATAGGCGCCCATGCCAACGAAGCTGGCGTGCCCCAGTGCCACCAGCCCGCCACACCCCATCAGAAAGTTCAGACTGCTGGCAATAAGCATCACGATCAGCATTCGCATCGCGAATCCGATGTAGTACTCAAGCCCGAAGGCTGTCGCGATGACGGGGAGGGAGACGAGGGCGAGAAACAGGCTTCCCGCCACAAGTGGATTTTTAAGGGAGGGCGAGCTCACGTTCGTTTGCATGTTTATCCTCTGGCGGGGAAAAGCCCTGCGGGCTTGAAAATCAGGATCA from Parazoarcus communis encodes the following:
- a CDS encoding AraC family transcriptional regulator translates to MDLLPQLDLSKIYHRPVFRSHSAEDSHQALSRAITHHQLNWGRGDVSTALYRRELNRISLMILSYGAEVIIRPNAFKDFVLVQMPLRGSAEIESDGVGIHLNSGEVAVVAPRRSIRLHWQANCEQLILKLPTELLRQTACQTCALSHCPSLGADCQPWIDPVFKLAGGIAPQWQALLQQMLSLLSPDQARELHPSWINQFEQTAALFLQSHQPSVLERDNQGDEDSSDFNQMPAPFDTRLTRIEDYMRSRLFAPISLADLARVAEVSPRTLNVLCHRHRGVAPMVLLRNLRLEAARNKLISDPRASVTEVAMEYGFGHLGRFSAYYRERFGELPRQTSLMRH
- a CDS encoding ABC transporter substrate-binding protein, translating into MKRKLACIATTLAAAALLAAPAQAADEIRIGFLTTLSGPGGALGTDVRDGFQLALSHSGNKLGGLPVQLNVVDDQQNPQTGRQNVERFIKRDKVDLITGVVFSNVLLPVLPQILKSNTVYLSTNTGPRDYAGENCDPNFFAIAWQNEDIPSAMGKFATEKGYKKIAMIAPNYPGGRESLDGFKRLYKGEIAEEIYTKLGQLDYAAELATIRMSKPDAVFFFLPGGMGVNFIKQFDGAGLNRQMALLAPGFSADEDTIKAVGGAIAGLYNASQWAADLDNAPNKRFVSDFISTYGRKPSMYAAQAYDAALLIDSAVKKVGGHIEDGPAFRAALKAAEFHSIRGDFRFNTNQFPIQDLYMREVFKDADGTVTNRTVGKVLTAHADPFVGECPMK
- a CDS encoding ABC transporter ATP-binding protein; its protein translation is MNGNALLSCCNLQAGYDASKVLFDVSFAIRPGEVIGLLGRNGMGKSTTIKCITGALSPSQGEIRFRGEQVAGRRMDTIARMGVATVPEGRQCFPNLSVSEHLTAFAENRSRTSPPWTRERIYALFPRLAERANNMGDQLSGGEQQMLAIGRALSTNPHLLILDEATEGLAPLIREEIWRCISALKAQGQTILIVDKYVDKLVQLADRHLILERGRLVWSGSSAELDADRSLWHRYMGV
- a CDS encoding ABC transporter ATP-binding protein, whose product is MSLFTASGLIKEFRGLRATDHVSIAVESGEVHALIGPNGAGKSTLVNLISGMLPADAGQITLDGVELTGLPPHKRVRAGLSRCFQVTNLFRKASVRDNLRTAVQAHRGSSFRLLGTRNAEMEINAEAESIAAQVGLSHTLDHIAGSLPHGAQRQLDIALALAARPRLLLLDEPMAGMGPDESARVVELIDELRKHMAILLIEHDMDAVFKLADRISVLVYGKVLASGNVDSIRANPDVQAVYLGTGEPT
- a CDS encoding branched-chain amino acid ABC transporter permease, which gives rise to MQTNVSSPSLKNPLVAGSLFLALVSLPVIATAFGLEYYIGFAMRMLIVMLIASSLNFLMGCGGLVALGHASFVGMGAYALVALMEAGVESTWLLWLGAMAVAALAALAVGALSLRTSGVYFIMITLAFAQMLYYLAVSLRVYGGDDGYNLTVSPSLGFGLDIDDDRILYWVVLLTCTVVFAFLYQLVGTRFGQAMIGIRDNEGRMRALGYPSYLLKLQAFVLTAAIAGLGGAMMVTQNGFISPSSMHWSQSAILIVMVVLGGLGHRWGGVAGAAVWVSLEEVLRQLTEFWHWPLGALLIAIILYAPDGLSPLFSRATTGCKTNRFLRWRSA